In Methylococcus geothermalis, one genomic interval encodes:
- a CDS encoding type I restriction endonuclease subunit R has protein sequence MTPEAKARQQIDQKLQQAGWVIQDVKQLNLGAAVGVAVREYPTDTGPADYVLFVSRQAVGVIEAKKDIAGENLTVTENQTERYANATLKWRKDSTPLRFLFEATGQIIRFTDGADPLPRSREIFHFFKPETLATWLAQSETLRRRLAEHMPALPTQNLRDCQISAVTGLEKSLALNKPRALVHMATGAGKTFTAITSVYRLLKFGGAKRILFLVDTRNLGKQAHQEFMAYTPPDDGRKFTELYNVQRLASSSIDPHSQVCISTIQRMYSILSGEPLDESAEDISLNEVQQTAKQAKLVRHNPAVPVETFDFIIIDECHRSIYNLWKQVLDYFDAFLIGLTATPDKRTFGFFNENIVAEYTYEQSVADGVNVGYDVYEIETEITQKGAELKAKQWVDHRDRQTRKKRWAETEEDIAYSAKELDRSVVNPSQIRQVIQAMKTAVETQIFPNRKETPKTLIFAKTDSHADDIIQIVREVYGQGNAFCKKVTYRAEEDPDSVLSSFRNDYHPRIAVTVDMIATGTDVKPLEVLLFMRDVRSRGYYEQMKGRGVRSLDADGLKRVSNSADGPKTRFVLIDAVGVEKSLKTESRPLEKKPGVPLKDLLQAVALGHRDDDTVLSLANRLVRLAKQLDDKAQARIEKASGGVPVGELGKGLMAALDPDAIVQTALATAKAQGITRSEDTLLPAEIEAARQQRVAAACAPFDKPELRDEIESCRREREQLIDHINLDQVTFSGFSEQAETQAKALIQTFADYLAQHKDEIAALGFFYQQPYQRRALTFEMLEDLHAHLSKPPLMLTTERLWSAYARVQTNQVKGADRKRQLTDLVSLLRFALGLETELKPFADEVDKRFQTWIFRHNAQRGTAFTPEQTEWLRLMKDHIASSCSISRNDFDYAELADKGGLQKAWTLFDKELDGLMDEMNRELVA, from the coding sequence ATGACACCAGAAGCCAAAGCCCGCCAGCAAATCGACCAGAAGCTGCAGCAGGCGGGCTGGGTCATTCAGGACGTGAAGCAGCTCAACCTCGGCGCTGCCGTGGGCGTGGCCGTGCGCGAATACCCCACCGACACCGGCCCGGCGGATTACGTGCTGTTCGTCAGCCGCCAAGCGGTGGGTGTCATCGAAGCCAAGAAGGACATCGCGGGCGAAAACCTCACCGTCACCGAAAACCAGACCGAGCGCTACGCCAATGCCACGCTCAAGTGGCGCAAGGACAGCACCCCGCTGCGCTTCCTGTTCGAGGCCACGGGCCAGATCATCAGATTCACCGATGGCGCCGACCCGCTGCCGCGTTCGCGCGAAATCTTCCACTTCTTCAAGCCTGAAACCCTGGCCACCTGGCTCGCGCAAAGCGAAACCCTGCGCCGCCGCCTGGCCGAGCACATGCCCGCGCTGCCCACCCAAAACCTGCGCGATTGCCAAATCAGCGCCGTCACCGGGTTGGAAAAATCACTGGCCTTGAACAAGCCTCGCGCCCTGGTCCACATGGCCACCGGCGCGGGCAAAACCTTCACCGCCATCACCTCGGTCTATCGCCTGCTCAAGTTCGGCGGGGCCAAGCGCATCCTGTTCCTGGTGGATACCCGCAACCTGGGCAAACAGGCGCATCAGGAGTTCATGGCCTACACCCCGCCGGACGATGGCCGCAAGTTCACCGAGCTGTACAACGTGCAGCGGCTGGCCTCATCCAGCATCGACCCGCATTCGCAGGTGTGCATCAGCACCATCCAGCGCATGTATTCCATCCTCTCGGGCGAGCCGCTGGACGAATCCGCCGAAGACATTTCGCTCAACGAAGTGCAGCAAACGGCCAAGCAGGCAAAGCTGGTCCGCCACAACCCGGCCGTGCCGGTGGAAACCTTCGACTTCATCATCATCGACGAGTGCCACCGCAGCATCTACAACCTGTGGAAGCAGGTGCTCGACTACTTCGACGCCTTCCTGATCGGCCTCACCGCCACGCCCGACAAGCGCACCTTCGGCTTCTTCAATGAAAACATCGTCGCCGAATACACCTACGAGCAATCGGTGGCCGACGGCGTCAACGTCGGCTACGACGTGTACGAGATCGAAACCGAAATCACCCAGAAAGGCGCCGAACTCAAGGCCAAACAATGGGTGGACCATCGCGACCGCCAAACCCGCAAAAAGCGCTGGGCCGAAACCGAAGAAGACATCGCCTACTCGGCCAAGGAGCTGGACCGCTCCGTGGTCAACCCCAGCCAGATCCGTCAGGTGATTCAGGCCATGAAAACGGCCGTGGAAACGCAGATCTTCCCGAACCGCAAGGAAACGCCCAAGACGCTGATCTTCGCCAAGACCGACAGCCACGCCGACGACATCATCCAGATCGTGCGTGAGGTCTACGGCCAGGGCAACGCCTTTTGCAAGAAAGTGACTTACCGCGCCGAGGAAGACCCCGACAGTGTCTTGAGCAGCTTTCGCAACGACTACCACCCGCGCATCGCCGTCACCGTGGACATGATCGCCACCGGCACCGACGTCAAGCCGCTGGAAGTGCTGCTGTTCATGCGCGACGTGCGTTCGCGCGGCTACTACGAGCAGATGAAAGGCCGGGGCGTGCGCAGCCTCGATGCCGACGGCCTCAAGCGCGTCAGCAACAGCGCCGACGGGCCCAAGACCCGCTTTGTGCTGATCGACGCCGTGGGTGTGGAAAAGTCACTGAAAACCGAAAGCCGCCCGCTGGAAAAGAAACCCGGCGTGCCGCTCAAAGACCTGCTGCAAGCCGTCGCCTTGGGCCACCGCGACGACGACACCGTGCTCTCCCTCGCCAACCGCCTGGTGCGGCTGGCCAAACAGTTGGACGACAAAGCGCAGGCGCGCATCGAGAAGGCCAGCGGCGGCGTGCCGGTGGGCGAACTCGGCAAGGGCCTGATGGCCGCGCTGGACCCGGACGCCATCGTGCAAACCGCGCTGGCCACCGCCAAAGCCCAGGGCATCACCCGCAGCGAAGACACCCTGCTGCCCGCAGAAATCGAAGCCGCGCGCCAACAGCGCGTGGCCGCCGCCTGCGCACCTTTCGACAAACCCGAACTGCGTGACGAGATCGAAAGCTGTCGCCGCGAGCGCGAGCAGCTCATCGACCACATCAACCTCGATCAGGTCACCTTCTCCGGCTTTTCAGAGCAGGCCGAAACGCAGGCCAAGGCGTTGATCCAGACCTTTGCCGACTACCTCGCCCAGCACAAAGACGAAATCGCCGCCCTCGGCTTTTTCTACCAGCAGCCCTATCAGCGCCGCGCCCTCACCTTCGAGATGCTCGAAGACCTGCACGCACACCTGAGCAAACCGCCGCTGATGCTCACCACCGAACGCCTGTGGAGCGCCTACGCCCGCGTTCAGACCAACCAGGTGAAGGGCGCCGACCGCAAACGCCAGCTCACCGATCTGGTCAGCCTGCTGCGCTTTGCGCTGGGGCTGGAGACTGAGCTCAAACCCTTTGCCGACGAAGTGGACAAACGCTTTCAGACCTGGATCTTCCGCCACAACGCCCAGCGCGGCACCGCCTTTACGCCCGAACAAACCGAATGGCTGCGCCTGATGAAAGACCACATCGCAAGCTCTTGCAGCATCAGCCGCAACGATTTTGATTACGCCGAACTGGCCGACAAGGGCGGCCTGCAAAAAGCCTGGACCTTGTTTGACAAGGAACTGG